A window of the Tunturibacter empetritectus genome harbors these coding sequences:
- a CDS encoding PEP-CTERM sorting domain-containing protein has translation MKLALLLSSLLAIPGIAAASPITYTLNNVFSTFSVSGTITTDGALGTLASSDITGYNLTVSNGTHTDTLTAANSLESIAGSGVTATSSGLFYDYVSGESHFTYDYLGFFGQDFTDLCFQSSGCFTFNGSAYESIFFPFGGGNPKQVQSGEVEIGSVATTPEPGSFVLLGTGLVGIAGIARRRFNIG, from the coding sequence ATGAAACTCGCACTTCTGCTAAGCTCACTTCTCGCCATCCCAGGCATCGCTGCCGCCTCACCCATCACCTACACCCTCAACAACGTCTTCTCCACCTTTAGCGTCTCCGGCACCATCACCACAGACGGCGCTCTAGGCACACTAGCCAGCTCTGACATCACTGGCTACAACCTGACCGTATCGAATGGAACCCACACAGACACCCTCACCGCAGCAAACTCCCTTGAGTCCATCGCCGGTTCAGGCGTCACCGCAACCTCTTCTGGTCTCTTTTACGATTACGTTTCAGGCGAATCCCACTTCACCTACGACTACCTTGGCTTCTTCGGGCAGGACTTCACAGACCTATGCTTTCAATCCAGTGGCTGCTTCACCTTCAACGGATCAGCCTATGAGTCCATCTTCTTCCCATTCGGAGGCGGCAACCCTAAGCAAGTGCAGTCAGGTGAAGTCGAGATCGGCTCGGTCGCTACAACGCCTGAACCTGGGAGCTTCGTGCTGCTGGGCACTGGCTTGGTCGGCATCGCCGGCATCGCTCGCCGTCGATTCAACATCGGCTAG
- a CDS encoding sugar MFS transporter codes for MNITTTQQTASTRDPQATDVRAMSIATVLFFMWGFLTCLNDILIPHLKGIFSLNYGQALLVQFAFFSSYFIFAMPSGKLVDWRGYKQSMVVGLIVMAAGALLFLPAASTASFPLFLSALVILAAGITCLQVSANPYVTNLGPQATAASRLNLAQAFNSFGTTIAPFFGGALILGAIQASPEKLQSFSTAALQTYREQQASSVRMPYLVIALTLLVLAVAIGLIKLPTTDFTRDFRPGELVGRAAGSIWHQPYLLMATIGIFVYVGAEVSIGSFLINYLGLPHIMNFSERTAAHYVSFYWGGAMIGRFIGSYVLRYISTGKALAAAALIAFCLVLTTMATGGPVALYTVLAVGFFNSIMFPSIFSLGLAGLGELTSKGSSLLVQAIVGGAILPLAEGHLADRIGVQHAFIIPAVCYIYIAVFGFLASRRKDIEQDPRHASHTAAAH; via the coding sequence TTGAACATAACCACGACCCAGCAGACCGCCTCCACCCGCGACCCCCAGGCCACCGACGTTCGCGCCATGAGCATCGCCACCGTCCTTTTCTTCATGTGGGGCTTTCTCACCTGTCTCAACGACATCCTCATCCCCCACCTCAAGGGCATCTTCAGCCTCAACTACGGCCAGGCCCTGCTCGTCCAGTTCGCCTTCTTCTCCTCTTACTTCATCTTCGCCATGCCCTCCGGCAAACTCGTCGACTGGCGCGGTTACAAGCAGTCCATGGTTGTCGGCCTCATCGTCATGGCCGCCGGTGCGCTGCTCTTCCTTCCCGCCGCCAGCACTGCATCCTTCCCGCTCTTCCTCTCCGCCCTCGTCATCCTTGCCGCAGGCATCACCTGCCTCCAGGTCTCGGCCAACCCCTACGTGACGAACCTCGGCCCCCAGGCCACCGCCGCCAGCCGCCTCAACCTCGCCCAGGCCTTCAACTCCTTCGGAACCACCATCGCTCCCTTCTTCGGCGGAGCGCTCATCCTCGGCGCCATCCAGGCCTCGCCAGAAAAGCTCCAATCCTTTTCCACCGCAGCCCTCCAGACCTACCGCGAGCAGCAGGCATCGTCGGTCCGCATGCCATATCTCGTCATCGCTCTCACCCTTCTCGTCCTCGCCGTCGCCATCGGCCTCATCAAACTTCCCACCACCGACTTCACCCGCGACTTCCGCCCCGGCGAACTCGTCGGCCGCGCCGCAGGCAGCATCTGGCACCAGCCCTATCTTCTGATGGCCACTATCGGCATCTTCGTCTACGTCGGCGCCGAGGTCTCCATCGGCAGCTTCCTCATCAACTACCTCGGCCTGCCCCACATCATGAACTTCTCCGAGCGCACCGCCGCCCACTACGTCTCCTTCTACTGGGGCGGAGCCATGATCGGCCGCTTCATCGGCTCCTATGTCCTGCGTTACATCAGCACCGGCAAAGCCCTGGCAGCCGCAGCCTTGATCGCCTTCTGCCTCGTCCTCACCACCATGGCCACCGGAGGACCCGTCGCCCTCTACACCGTCCTTGCCGTCGGTTTCTTCAACTCCATCATGTTCCCCAGCATCTTCAGCCTCGGCCTCGCCGGACTCGGCGAACTCACCAGCAAAGGCTCCAGCCTCCTCGTCCAGGCCATCGTCGGCGGAGCCATCCTCCCACTCGCCGAAGGCCACCTCGCCGACCGCATCGGCGTCCAGCACGCCTTTATCATCCCCGCCGTCTGCTACATCTACATCGCCGTCTTCGGCTTCCTCGCCTCCCGCCGCAAAGACATCGAACAAGATCCCCGCCACGCCTCACACACCGCCGCCGCCCACTAA
- a CDS encoding 7-carboxy-7-deazaguanine synthase QueE encodes MHLIELYKSVQGESSFAGLPCIFVRLAGCNLRCVWCDSEYTFSGGKAYTADEIVAQIEALAPCRLIEFTGGEPMLQAKELLPLMERLLAQNYILMMETSGERPLADVPKAVHKIVDVKCPGAGSAANSFRMENLDALTKNDEIKFVISNRTDYDFARDFIRAHGLHEKAGQILLSPAFNKAPSLLRTTDNAILDPRILVEWMMADGIDARLSLQIHKFIWEPVRKGV; translated from the coding sequence ATGCATCTAATCGAACTTTACAAATCCGTCCAGGGCGAGTCGTCCTTTGCTGGCCTCCCATGCATCTTTGTCCGTCTTGCGGGCTGCAATCTTCGTTGTGTCTGGTGTGACTCCGAGTACACCTTCTCGGGCGGTAAGGCGTACACCGCCGATGAGATCGTCGCGCAGATTGAAGCTCTTGCTCCTTGTCGTCTCATCGAGTTTACTGGCGGAGAACCCATGCTTCAGGCCAAGGAACTCCTGCCGTTGATGGAGCGGCTGCTAGCGCAGAACTACATCTTGATGATGGAGACCAGTGGCGAACGTCCTTTGGCGGATGTTCCCAAGGCGGTTCACAAGATTGTCGACGTCAAATGCCCTGGGGCGGGCAGCGCAGCCAACAGCTTTCGTATGGAGAATCTCGACGCACTCACAAAAAATGACGAGATAAAGTTCGTGATCTCGAATCGAACAGACTACGATTTCGCACGCGACTTTATTCGCGCTCATGGTCTCCATGAGAAGGCTGGCCAGATCCTTTTGAGCCCGGCCTTCAATAAGGCTCCGAGCTTGCTCCGAACAACCGACAACGCCATTCTCGATCCTCGCATCCTTGTGGAGTGGATGATGGCCGATGGAATCGACGCTCGTTTGTCGCTACAGATTCACAAGTTCATCTGGGAGCCTGTCAGGAAAGGCGTCTAG
- a CDS encoding tagatose 1,6-diphosphate aldolase produces MKLTPGKLAGLKAVSDHRGVIAAAAMDQRGSLQKSLAKERGAAADAHDLEQFKTLVTSVLTKHASAILLDPEFGLPASKHRNGKGLLLAYEKTGYDATTPGRLPDLLDHWSVARLKEAGADCIKILLYYTPYEKSPVNDLKQAWIERIGAECIAHDIPFFLEFVGYDADGGDEKSITYAKKKPEIVSGSMAEFGKEKYHVDVLKVEVPVEMAFVEGTKSFKGEKAYTRAEALQHFRDAATMTHKPFIYLSAGVSNPVFIETLELAVESGTSFNGVLCGRATWKDGIPIYAKQGAKAFEDWLNTTGVENITNVNNALKLAHSWHDKVESK; encoded by the coding sequence ATCAAGTTGACCCCAGGAAAGTTAGCAGGCCTCAAAGCCGTCTCCGACCATCGTGGCGTGATCGCCGCCGCCGCCATGGACCAGCGCGGATCCCTCCAGAAGTCCCTCGCCAAAGAGCGCGGAGCAGCCGCCGACGCCCACGACCTCGAGCAGTTCAAGACCCTCGTCACCTCCGTCCTCACCAAGCACGCCTCCGCCATCCTGCTCGACCCCGAGTTCGGCCTCCCCGCCTCCAAGCACCGCAACGGTAAAGGCCTCCTACTCGCCTACGAGAAGACCGGCTACGACGCCACCACCCCCGGCCGCCTGCCCGACCTCCTCGACCACTGGAGCGTCGCCCGCCTCAAGGAAGCTGGAGCCGACTGCATCAAGATCCTCCTCTACTACACCCCTTATGAGAAGTCGCCCGTCAACGATCTAAAACAGGCGTGGATCGAGCGCATCGGCGCCGAGTGCATCGCCCACGACATCCCCTTTTTCCTCGAGTTCGTCGGCTACGATGCCGACGGTGGGGACGAAAAATCGATAACCTACGCCAAAAAGAAGCCAGAGATCGTCTCCGGCTCCATGGCCGAGTTTGGCAAAGAGAAGTACCACGTCGACGTCCTCAAGGTCGAAGTCCCCGTCGAGATGGCCTTCGTCGAAGGCACCAAATCCTTCAAGGGAGAGAAGGCCTATACCCGCGCCGAGGCCCTCCAGCACTTCCGCGACGCTGCCACCATGACCCACAAGCCCTTCATCTATCTCTCGGCCGGCGTCTCCAACCCCGTCTTCATCGAAACCCTTGAGCTCGCCGTCGAATCCGGAACCAGCTTCAACGGCGTCCTCTGCGGCCGAGCCACGTGGAAGGATGGCATCCCCATCTACGCCAAGCAGGGCGCCAAGGCCTTCGAAGACTGGCTCAACACCACCGGTGTAGAAAACATCACCAATGTCAACAACGCCCTCAAACTTGCCCACTCCTGGCACGACAAAGTCGAGTCAAAATAG
- a CDS encoding DUF1440 domain-containing protein has protein sequence MKHLQEKTVTRSLAKGLLAGLIGGLVSTAAKTLAEKIYPPRTHGEPEPPLVLAEKIAGHRLEGAKKLAAMETIHWSFGALTGAAYGALAEYYPQATAKDGAGFGMALTSLTHGTALPALGLSAELEDQTTRERTSEMATHVVYGMVTETVRRVVRKMLG, from the coding sequence ATGAAACACCTGCAGGAAAAAACAGTAACAAGGTCGCTGGCAAAAGGCTTGCTGGCGGGGCTGATTGGCGGCTTGGTGTCAACAGCCGCAAAGACACTTGCCGAAAAGATCTATCCCCCACGCACTCACGGCGAGCCAGAGCCTCCGCTGGTGCTGGCAGAAAAGATTGCAGGACATAGGTTGGAGGGCGCGAAAAAGCTGGCAGCCATGGAGACGATCCACTGGAGCTTCGGAGCGCTCACCGGAGCAGCCTACGGAGCGCTGGCAGAGTACTACCCACAGGCCACAGCAAAGGATGGCGCAGGCTTTGGAATGGCCCTCACCTCCCTGACCCACGGCACAGCACTGCCGGCGCTAGGTCTCTCCGCTGAACTGGAAGATCAAACCACCCGCGAGCGCACCAGCGAAATGGCCACCCACGTCGTCTATGGCATGGTCACCGAAACCGTCCGCCGAGTCGTAAGAAAGATGCTGGGGTAG
- a CDS encoding purine nucleoside permease, translating into MSASACCPPPLAPIATIDEHLTAFIEVPEKPSKPIEIKVVVINMFEVGSDKGDAPGEYQYWVEREHLDTVIPFPMGYHDLRLNEKNGILGVLTGVGTARTAATIMALGLDPRFDLTHAYFLVAGIGGIDPRMGSLGSAVWSDYIVDGDLAHEIDAREIPKDWPTGYVPLGKSTPYEQPRTARFGDDGNIYHLNSSLVDWAFALTKDTPLPDTPAIAARRQQYAEEAAHRAPFVLRGDNLSASTFWHGKLLNQWARDWVKYQTDGHGTYAICGMEDTGTMQSLTWLAHAHRLDISRVLVLRTASNFDQQRTGITAAESLGETKVRQYSAYLPALDSAYRVGHLVVDQLVANWSQTRDHIPTSIGPVK; encoded by the coding sequence GTGTCTGCAAGTGCCTGTTGTCCCCCTCCGCTGGCTCCAATTGCCACTATCGATGAGCACCTGACCGCTTTCATCGAGGTTCCGGAGAAGCCTTCGAAGCCGATTGAGATCAAAGTGGTGGTCATCAATATGTTTGAAGTAGGCTCCGATAAGGGCGATGCACCTGGTGAGTATCAATACTGGGTTGAGCGAGAACATCTCGATACGGTCATTCCCTTTCCCATGGGTTATCACGACCTCCGGCTCAATGAAAAGAATGGGATCCTTGGTGTGCTGACCGGAGTTGGAACCGCCCGCACCGCCGCCACGATCATGGCACTGGGCCTCGACCCCCGCTTCGACCTTACGCACGCCTACTTCCTCGTTGCCGGCATCGGCGGCATCGACCCTCGCATGGGTTCGCTTGGATCTGCAGTCTGGTCTGACTACATCGTCGACGGCGACCTTGCCCACGAGATCGACGCTCGCGAGATTCCCAAAGACTGGCCGACGGGGTACGTGCCGCTTGGCAAGTCCACTCCTTACGAACAACCTCGTACTGCCCGGTTTGGCGACGACGGCAACATCTATCACCTCAACAGCTCTCTGGTTGACTGGGCCTTCGCGCTTACCAAGGACACGCCGCTTCCTGATACGCCTGCAATAGCGGCTCGCCGGCAGCAGTACGCTGAAGAAGCGGCACATCGCGCTCCCTTTGTTTTGCGGGGCGATAATCTTTCCGCCTCGACCTTCTGGCATGGCAAACTCCTGAACCAGTGGGCGCGGGACTGGGTGAAATATCAAACCGATGGCCACGGCACGTATGCGATCTGCGGCATGGAGGACACCGGGACTATGCAGTCGCTTACCTGGCTTGCTCATGCACACAGGCTCGATATCAGCCGAGTTCTTGTGCTTCGAACGGCGTCGAATTTCGATCAGCAGCGGACTGGAATTACGGCGGCCGAGAGTCTGGGTGAAACCAAAGTCCGGCAGTATAGCGCGTATCTTCCGGCGCTCGATTCCGCTTATCGTGTTGGTCACTTGGTCGTGGATCAGCTGGTTGCCAACTGGTCGCAGACTCGTGATCACATCCCTACCAGCATTGGCCCGGTAAAATAG
- a CDS encoding glycoside hydrolase family 13 protein, translating to MKPPILTTFALFLATLAPMTLLQSQSLTSTPALVNGYQPTWWKEAVVYQIYPRSFKDSNGDGIGDIPGITSKLDYLQKLGVNVIWLSPHYDSPNADNGYDIRDYRKVMAEFGTMADFDTMLAGIKQRHMRLIIDLVVNHTSDEHHWFVESRKSKDNPYRDYYFWRDGKPRPAGPDGKTRMLPPNNDPSFFSGSAWQFDSATEQYYLHYFAVKQPDLNWDNPKVREEVYSLMRFWLDKGVDGFRMDVIPLISKNPAFPDLTPDQLHNYGNAYANGPHMHDYLQEMNRNVMAKYDVMTVGEALGISLEQTPLMVGDNRHELNMIFNFDAIRSNREGIKLKPFDLLALKAIYARHAEVLGIHSWDTVFLSNHDNPRIVSTFGDDSPEFRVPSAKLLATMLLTLRGTPFLYQGDELGMTNYPFRSINDFDDIEVKNAYKANVLTGKIPEETFIADLRHTSRDNSRTPMQWDESANGGFTTAAKPWLAENPNYTQINANAEVADPNSIYNYTRKLIDLRHAHQAFVYGEYKDLDPENKSIFAYTRALGSDRYLVVLNFSSGPVAYTLPAKVKVDSLVLSNLDSAGLVTDTFNLAGWEARIYKLK from the coding sequence GTGAAGCCACCTATTCTCACCACCTTCGCTCTATTCCTGGCTACTTTAGCGCCTATGACCTTGCTGCAGTCTCAGAGCCTGACGTCCACTCCCGCTCTTGTGAACGGTTACCAGCCCACCTGGTGGAAGGAGGCGGTGGTTTATCAGATTTATCCGCGATCCTTCAAGGACTCAAACGGCGACGGGATCGGTGATATTCCCGGCATCACCTCAAAGCTTGACTATCTGCAGAAGCTTGGGGTCAATGTCATCTGGCTCAGTCCGCATTACGACTCTCCCAACGCCGACAATGGCTATGACATTCGCGACTACCGCAAAGTGATGGCTGAGTTCGGCACTATGGCTGATTTCGATACGATGCTTGCCGGTATCAAACAGCGCCACATGCGCCTGATCATCGACCTCGTCGTCAACCACACCTCTGATGAACACCATTGGTTTGTTGAAAGCCGCAAATCCAAAGACAATCCTTACCGCGACTATTATTTCTGGCGTGATGGAAAGCCCCGCCCCGCCGGTCCGGATGGTAAGACAAGGATGCTGCCGCCAAACAACGATCCGTCGTTCTTCTCCGGCTCTGCGTGGCAGTTCGATTCTGCGACTGAGCAGTATTATCTCCACTACTTCGCGGTAAAACAACCTGATCTCAACTGGGACAATCCCAAGGTTCGCGAAGAGGTTTACAGCCTTATGCGATTCTGGCTCGACAAGGGCGTCGATGGCTTTCGTATGGACGTGATTCCGCTGATCTCGAAGAATCCGGCCTTCCCGGATCTGACTCCTGACCAACTTCACAACTACGGCAACGCCTACGCCAATGGGCCCCACATGCATGACTACCTGCAGGAGATGAATCGCAACGTCATGGCCAAGTATGACGTGATGACGGTAGGCGAAGCTCTTGGCATCTCCCTGGAACAGACTCCGCTCATGGTGGGCGACAACCGACACGAACTGAACATGATCTTCAATTTCGATGCCATTCGTTCTAACCGCGAGGGCATCAAGCTGAAGCCCTTCGATCTGCTTGCGCTTAAGGCGATCTATGCCCGCCATGCGGAAGTGCTTGGCATCCATAGTTGGGATACGGTCTTTCTTTCCAACCACGACAATCCGCGCATTGTCTCGACGTTTGGCGACGACTCTCCGGAGTTCCGCGTTCCTTCTGCTAAATTGCTTGCGACGATGCTGCTTACTCTCCGCGGAACGCCGTTCCTTTACCAGGGGGACGAGCTCGGAATGACCAACTACCCTTTCCGCAGCATTAATGACTTCGACGACATTGAAGTCAAGAATGCTTATAAGGCAAATGTTCTGACTGGCAAGATTCCCGAGGAGACTTTTATTGCCGACCTTCGACATACGAGTCGAGACAACTCGCGAACTCCGATGCAGTGGGACGAGTCTGCGAATGGCGGCTTCACGACGGCAGCTAAGCCCTGGCTTGCTGAGAATCCAAACTACACGCAGATCAACGCCAACGCCGAAGTAGCCGATCCGAATTCTATCTACAACTACACCCGGAAGCTGATCGATCTTCGTCATGCCCACCAGGCATTCGTCTATGGCGAGTACAAAGATCTTGACCCGGAGAATAAGTCTATTTTTGCCTACACTCGCGCTCTTGGGTCGGATCGATATCTCGTTGTCTTGAACTTTAGCTCAGGCCCTGTGGCGTATACCCTACCAGCTAAAGTCAAGGTGGATTCTCTTGTTTTGTCTAATCTCGATTCTGCGGGCCTTGTTACCGATACCTTCAATCTTGCAGGCTGGGAGGCTCGCATCTACAAGCTGAAGTAG
- a CDS encoding ATP-dependent DNA helicase produces the protein MSTTAPISITPVKPENLPNLRDFFAPGGMLSRSSLAFEHRQGQYDMARAIESAFKEKRHLIVEAGTGTGKTLAYLLPALRLARERGQRVIISTGTKNLQEQLYFKDVPFLESLLGPLKVCYMKGRANYLCRHKLYALRDNPLLNGLEEIDQFHQIATWEKTTETGDRAELDHLPESSALWHKLDARTEVCLGQSCPDWERCFVTGMRRKALESDIVIVNHHLFFADLNIKQQAAGAPDAGILPEAACVIFDEAHELEEIASNYFGIGLSTQRVDELARDVEMMLKAKQASTSAIESACATLKDRSRLFFSVLPTDPMGMPNGGGRMPFLHREAFLEESGDTYTATLNALTRLEGELDYLKNVEEASGLRKRAADIRAHLAFLLESTDRNTVFWIERRAAGGVRNFARGTGQASFHTHLQATPIDVSELLTTSLFDSYSSIILTSATLTVSGGFDHIRRRLGLTSARELIVSSHFNYEKQALLYLPPNMPDPREPDFPERAAERIRRVLEITKGRAFCLFTSYAQMRNTYERLLIELPYPLLLHGTAPRHVLLQQFRDTPNAVLFGTSSFWQGVDVQGEQLSCVIIDRLPFAVPSDPIVEARMEAIEALGGKPFFDYQIPNAVITLKQGFGRLIRSLNDRGVLMLLDPRIQRQRYGRIFLESLPPYRLTQEITDVEQFFERPA, from the coding sequence TTGTCTACGACCGCTCCCATCTCGATTACGCCTGTGAAGCCGGAGAATCTGCCGAATCTCCGTGATTTTTTTGCTCCGGGCGGTATGCTGTCTCGATCTTCGCTGGCCTTTGAGCATCGTCAAGGGCAGTACGACATGGCACGGGCTATTGAGTCTGCTTTCAAGGAGAAGCGTCACCTGATTGTTGAAGCGGGGACGGGAACGGGTAAGACGCTCGCGTACCTCTTGCCTGCCCTACGACTAGCCCGAGAGCGGGGCCAGCGGGTCATTATCTCGACTGGCACCAAGAATCTGCAGGAGCAGCTTTATTTCAAGGACGTTCCCTTTCTTGAATCCCTTCTTGGCCCACTCAAGGTTTGTTATATGAAGGGCCGCGCCAACTACCTTTGCCGGCATAAGCTCTACGCGCTCCGGGACAACCCTCTTCTGAATGGCCTGGAGGAGATCGATCAGTTTCATCAGATTGCTACGTGGGAGAAGACGACAGAGACCGGGGACCGGGCGGAGCTCGATCACCTGCCAGAGTCCTCCGCGCTGTGGCACAAGCTTGATGCCCGCACTGAAGTTTGCCTTGGCCAGAGCTGCCCGGACTGGGAGCGCTGCTTTGTCACCGGGATGCGGCGCAAGGCACTCGAGTCGGATATCGTCATCGTCAACCATCATCTTTTTTTTGCTGATCTAAATATCAAGCAGCAGGCAGCGGGTGCACCTGACGCCGGCATTCTGCCTGAGGCTGCTTGTGTCATCTTCGATGAGGCGCATGAGTTGGAAGAGATTGCCTCGAACTATTTTGGAATTGGACTCTCTACTCAACGGGTTGACGAGCTTGCGCGCGATGTGGAGATGATGCTCAAGGCAAAACAGGCCAGCACATCAGCGATCGAGAGCGCCTGCGCGACTCTGAAAGACCGCTCGCGCCTGTTCTTCTCTGTTCTTCCGACGGATCCTATGGGGATGCCGAATGGCGGGGGGCGCATGCCCTTTCTTCACCGCGAAGCTTTTCTAGAGGAGAGCGGCGATACCTATACGGCCACCCTGAATGCACTGACTCGACTCGAAGGTGAACTCGATTACCTCAAGAATGTTGAGGAGGCCTCTGGCCTACGTAAGCGTGCGGCTGACATTCGCGCTCATTTGGCCTTCTTGCTTGAATCGACGGATCGAAACACCGTCTTTTGGATCGAGCGTCGCGCCGCCGGCGGGGTGCGGAACTTTGCGCGTGGAACAGGGCAAGCGAGCTTTCACACACATCTGCAGGCGACTCCCATTGATGTCTCCGAGTTGCTCACCACATCGCTCTTCGATAGCTACAGCTCAATCATTCTCACTTCGGCGACGCTTACCGTCTCGGGAGGATTCGATCACATTCGCAGACGCCTCGGACTTACTTCGGCTCGAGAGCTGATCGTTTCGTCGCACTTTAATTACGAAAAGCAGGCGCTGCTCTACCTTCCGCCCAACATGCCCGACCCGCGCGAGCCAGATTTTCCCGAACGTGCGGCCGAGCGCATTCGTCGCGTCCTTGAGATTACGAAGGGTCGCGCCTTCTGCCTCTTTACCAGCTACGCGCAGATGCGCAACACGTATGAGCGGCTGCTTATCGAACTTCCTTATCCGCTGTTGTTACACGGCACTGCGCCGCGCCACGTCTTGTTGCAGCAGTTCCGCGATACGCCTAACGCCGTTCTGTTTGGGACTTCGAGCTTCTGGCAAGGAGTAGACGTGCAAGGGGAGCAACTATCCTGTGTCATCATTGATCGCCTTCCGTTTGCTGTTCCCTCCGACCCGATCGTTGAGGCGCGGATGGAGGCCATCGAAGCACTTGGGGGCAAACCTTTTTTTGACTACCAGATTCCGAATGCTGTTATTACGCTCAAGCAGGGGTTTGGACGTCTGATCCGCTCGCTCAACGATCGGGGTGTTCTGATGCTCCTTGACCCGCGAATCCAGCGTCAGCGTTACGGGCGCATATTTCTCGAATCTCTTCCGCCCTACCGGCTCACACAGGAGATTACAGACGTCGAACAGTTCTTCGAGCGTCCCGCTTGA
- the queD gene encoding 6-carboxytetrahydropterin synthase QueD produces the protein MFEVTVEAGFSSGHYLRNYRGKCENPHGHNYKVFVTLVGEKLDEAGMLLDFKLLKQVMRPTVDYLDHFMINDLAPFDKEINPSAENLAKYFYEQTSSQLHEMTGGRVRVKDCTLYETDTSFARYYE, from the coding sequence ATGTTCGAAGTAACTGTAGAAGCCGGCTTTTCTTCCGGCCACTACCTCCGTAACTACCGAGGCAAGTGCGAGAACCCGCATGGGCACAACTACAAAGTCTTCGTCACGCTTGTTGGTGAAAAGCTTGACGAAGCTGGAATGCTGCTAGATTTCAAACTGCTTAAGCAGGTGATGCGCCCCACTGTCGATTATCTTGACCATTTCATGATCAACGACCTTGCGCCCTTTGACAAAGAGATCAATCCGAGTGCCGAGAACCTTGCCAAATACTTTTACGAACAGACGAGCAGTCAGCTTCATGAGATGACCGGTGGACGGGTTCGCGTGAAGGACTGCACCCTCTACGAGACCGACACGAGCTTTGCCCGCTACTACGAGTAG